In the Mauremys mutica isolate MM-2020 ecotype Southern chromosome 13, ASM2049712v1, whole genome shotgun sequence genome, one interval contains:
- the ZBP1 gene encoding Z-DNA-binding protein 1, which produces MANAPPSAASQVEQLIIDYLRTAATPKKAHEIACACSVTKQEANKVLYKLREERKVEKQSDDKKWVVRADTEVECHQKTAELKIDDTTLVPLHQPANAVTPVKDDRKLSENQEKIYQFLLENGSRSALAIAKQMGMKTRKEVNADLYALQKKHVLSQDEDTKLWSVYGQGAGYQPTNPGANKEVVPVIIQNNPTNIIYQGGVQNTISIADSRATQIGNYNSLNLVDKKDDSRPTVPSLRAASENADVLHCEAEAKATPQGVQEIDVTQSTLKNTVIGNDNQMNIITKDFADSREEHLDQYGTPEKNQFADSLSASPGSSLKIVNTHLPGEGRAPLQRVSIDKSELENVMIGNNNQMSVHEQCGSAGLADEETNEEDDASDSSLISEQSERTFCDDSSLDQSSDISILCEKLQDVIIGNNNSMNVEETADTESGEGD; this is translated from the exons ATGGCAAACGCTCCGCCTAGTGCAG CTTCACAAGTGGAGCAACTCATCATTGACTACTTAAGGACAGCTGCCACTCCAAAGAAGGCCCATGAGATTGCCTGTGCATGttcagttacaaaacaggaagcCAACAAAGTGCTGTACAAGCTGCGTGAGGAGCGAAAGGTTGAGAAGCAGAGTGACGATAAAAAATGGGTTGTCCGTGCGGACACAGAGGTGGAATGTCATCAGAAAACTGCCGAGTTGAAAATCG ATGACACCACCCTAGTCCCACTGCACCAGCCTGCGAATGCTGTGACTCCTGTGAAAGATGACCGCAAACTGTCAGAAAACC agGAAAAGATTTACCAGTTTCTGTTAGAAAATGGATCTCGCAGTGCATTAGCCATTGCCAAACAAATGGGAATGAAGACACGAAAGGAAGTCAATGCAGATTTATACGCGCTGCAGAAAAAACATGTCCTCAGCCAGGACGAAGACACAAAGCTTTGGTCGGTTTACGGACAGGGTGCAG GTTACCAACCAACAAATCCTGGAGCAAATAAGGAAGTAGTGCCAGTTATTATTCAGAATAATCCAACAAACATTATCTATCAGGGAGGAGTGCAAAACACCATCTCTATAGCTGATTCCAGAGCTACTCAAATTGGAAACTACAACTCGCTGAATCTAGTGGATAAAAAAGATG ATTCTAGACCAACTGTTCCAAGTCTTAGGGCTGCATCAGAGAATGCTGATGTGTTGCACTGTGAAGCAGAAGCTAAAGCAACCCCCCAGGGTGTTCAGGAAATTGATGTCACTCAGTCCACACTCAAGAATACTGTCATTGGTAATGATAATCAAATGAATATCATTACGAAGGACTTCGCTGATAGTCGAGAGGAGCATCTGGACCAATATGGCACTCCAGAAAAGA aTCAATTTGCTGACAGTCTTTCTGCCAGCCCTGGATCATCACTGAAAATTGTTAATACCCACCTCCCCGGGGAAGGGAGAGCTCCATTGCAAAGAGTCAGCATTGACAAGTCGGAGTTGGAGAACGTCATGATCGGAAACAACAACCAAATGAGTGTTCATGAGCAATGCGGTTCTGCCGGCCTCGCAGATGAGGAGACAAACGAGGAAGACGATGCTTCAG ATTCCAGCTTGATATCGGAGCAAAGCGAACGGACATTCTGTGATGATAGCAGCCTGGATCAGTCAAGTGACATTTCCATCCTTTGTGAAAAGTTGCAAGATGTAATCATTGGGAACAACAACTCTATGAATGTAGAAGAAACTGCAGATACTGAGAGTGGTGAAGGAGATTAA